One segment of Luteolibacter arcticus DNA contains the following:
- a CDS encoding PEP-CTERM sorting domain-containing protein — protein sequence MNPTHTTRTLILLSLAIATTAPAATVSWNYDRNGTVTGTAVAGVVPVANWNNSWPSNPTTDLIDDIGASTTIDLSYASFNNWNIQGSHPGVDGDGSSNKELLNGYLNAGPAGWNPPVTSSSVAISQIPYASYNIIVYFSSDGANREGQVGNGSTTFYFSTLGAASIAGSNATLTQTTSTSTSDYAGANYAIFSSLSGASQTITLQMRDNDEWGGIAGFQVVAVPEPSAALLGGLGLLGLLRRRRA from the coding sequence ATGAACCCAACACACACTACCCGAACCCTGATCCTCCTCAGTCTCGCGATCGCCACCACGGCCCCGGCGGCGACGGTCAGTTGGAACTACGACCGCAATGGCACGGTCACCGGCACGGCCGTGGCCGGCGTGGTGCCGGTCGCCAACTGGAATAACTCGTGGCCGAGCAACCCGACCACCGATCTCATCGACGATATCGGCGCATCAACCACCATCGACCTCAGCTACGCTTCGTTCAACAACTGGAACATCCAAGGCAGCCACCCCGGCGTCGATGGTGACGGCAGCTCCAACAAGGAGCTCCTCAACGGCTACCTCAACGCCGGTCCCGCGGGTTGGAATCCGCCGGTGACCTCCTCCTCGGTCGCCATTTCCCAGATTCCCTACGCGAGCTACAACATCATCGTTTACTTCTCGTCGGACGGCGCGAACCGGGAGGGGCAGGTCGGAAACGGCTCGACCACCTTCTATTTCAGTACGCTCGGCGCGGCCAGCATCGCGGGATCGAATGCCACGCTGACGCAGACGACTTCGACCAGTACCTCGGACTACGCAGGTGCCAACTATGCGATCTTCTCCAGCCTGAGCGGCGCGTCGCAAACGATCACCCTGCAGATGCGCGACAACGACGAATGGGGCGGAATTGCCGGCTTCCAAGTCGTCGCCGTGCCCGAACCGTCGGCCGCCTTGCTTGGTGGCCTGGGGCTGCTCGGCCTGCTGCGCCGCCGTCGTGCGTGA
- a CDS encoding immunoglobulin domain-containing protein, which translates to MKKQIALVLAATFTAQASTVSWNYDRNGTVSGSAVAGVSPAANWNNSWPTNPTTNLIDKNGEATTLDLAYASFNNWNIQASHPGVDGDGSSNKELLNGYLNAGPAGWNPPVTSSSVTISQIPYPDYKIIVYFSSDGADREGTVSDGVTTYYFKMLGAASISGSNATLTQATDTTAGGYAIGANYAVFDNLTGASQVVTVQMRDNDEWGGIAGFQVVADLGTVPEFGLQPEDQSAAVNSTATFTASAVADPAPTYEWEYSANGTSGWELIDDQTSATLVLNGITFADEGYYRVIATNTNTSVTSDTAFLDVFYAEPSITTQPADTYAVEGSSVQLSVSATGYEALTYQWYKNSTLLSGETAETLTLSNVDGDVGGVYFVEVTDSVEAGLKSTSDNATVVVFPPWNGLVSHDAIDTAAGYAIGELPLQDPTITGYVGAWTEIDFGDAEPGVIAGSLTYADPLYLGSSGDHVGKAADAAGVGADNSGRTYRKLAPAQVVVGNTTGTRYLSWLYRNGNENAVAQPYVHSVLSLYQDTGGANPSGDAARRTFEAGISDADFATTNFGFRYNDSQVGNLNLPVDGNVHLFVVKFDLSDAGGGDSLTVWIDPALGSGEPVGGSTLSDLDIAFDSLAFSDYASNSVAWDEVRWGSSFDSVTLNTNPPANFAAWIAGYPGVGEFDGFDQDADHDGLANGVENYFGTDPSATNAGITQVAKSGSTVTFQHPQSGAPASDVSGAYRWSSDLGTWHDSGEANGGTTVTFVASANTPSAGITTVTATITGTAPAKLFTQLRVSQDQ; encoded by the coding sequence ATGAAAAAGCAGATTGCCCTCGTTCTCGCCGCGACCTTCACGGCGCAGGCCTCGACCGTGAGTTGGAACTACGATCGCAACGGCACCGTTTCCGGCAGCGCCGTCGCGGGTGTTTCCCCCGCCGCGAATTGGAACAATTCGTGGCCGACCAATCCGACCACCAATCTCATCGACAAGAACGGCGAGGCGACCACGCTCGACCTCGCCTACGCCTCGTTCAACAACTGGAACATCCAAGCCAGTCATCCCGGCGTCGATGGTGATGGCAGCTCCAACAAGGAGCTGCTCAACGGCTACCTGAATGCCGGTCCGGCCGGCTGGAACCCGCCGGTCACTTCGTCATCGGTCACCATCTCCCAGATCCCGTATCCCGACTACAAGATCATCGTCTATTTCTCCTCCGACGGTGCGGACCGTGAGGGCACGGTGAGCGACGGCGTAACCACGTACTATTTCAAGATGCTGGGCGCCGCCAGTATCAGCGGCAGCAACGCTACCCTGACTCAGGCCACCGATACCACCGCGGGGGGCTATGCCATCGGCGCGAATTATGCCGTCTTCGACAACCTGACGGGCGCTTCTCAAGTCGTCACGGTGCAGATGCGCGACAACGACGAGTGGGGGGGCATCGCCGGCTTCCAGGTCGTCGCCGACCTGGGCACGGTGCCGGAGTTCGGCTTGCAGCCGGAGGATCAATCGGCGGCCGTGAATTCGACCGCCACCTTCACCGCCTCGGCGGTTGCGGATCCGGCACCGACCTACGAGTGGGAGTATTCTGCCAATGGAACTTCCGGTTGGGAACTCATCGATGACCAGACCTCGGCAACGCTCGTGCTCAATGGTATCACCTTCGCCGACGAGGGCTACTACCGGGTCATCGCGACCAATACCAACACCTCGGTCACGAGCGACACGGCTTTCCTCGATGTCTTCTATGCCGAGCCTTCCATCACCACCCAGCCGGCGGACACCTACGCGGTCGAGGGCTCGTCGGTGCAGCTTTCGGTTTCGGCCACGGGGTATGAAGCGCTGACCTACCAGTGGTACAAGAACAGCACGCTCCTGAGCGGCGAGACGGCCGAGACGCTGACCCTCTCGAATGTCGATGGCGACGTTGGCGGTGTCTATTTCGTGGAAGTCACCGACAGCGTCGAAGCGGGCCTGAAGTCCACATCGGACAATGCGACGGTGGTCGTGTTTCCGCCATGGAATGGCCTGGTGAGTCACGATGCGATCGATACCGCGGCAGGATACGCGATCGGCGAACTGCCGCTGCAGGATCCGACGATCACCGGCTACGTGGGCGCGTGGACCGAGATCGACTTCGGCGATGCCGAGCCCGGGGTGATCGCGGGATCGCTGACCTATGCGGACCCGCTCTACCTAGGCTCGTCGGGCGATCATGTGGGCAAGGCAGCGGACGCGGCCGGCGTCGGTGCCGACAACAGTGGCCGCACTTACCGGAAGCTCGCACCCGCCCAAGTCGTCGTCGGGAACACGACCGGCACCCGCTACTTGAGCTGGCTGTACCGCAATGGCAACGAAAACGCCGTGGCCCAGCCGTATGTCCACTCGGTGCTCTCGCTCTATCAGGATACCGGCGGCGCGAATCCCTCCGGCGATGCCGCGCGGCGCACCTTCGAGGCGGGCATTTCCGATGCGGACTTTGCGACCACGAATTTCGGCTTCCGTTACAACGACTCGCAGGTCGGCAACCTGAACCTGCCGGTCGATGGAAACGTGCACCTGTTCGTGGTGAAGTTCGACCTGAGCGATGCGGGTGGCGGCGATAGTCTGACGGTGTGGATCGATCCTGCGCTTGGATCGGGTGAGCCGGTCGGTGGCAGCACGTTGAGCGACCTCGACATCGCCTTCGACTCGCTGGCCTTCTCCGACTACGCGAGCAATTCGGTGGCTTGGGACGAAGTGCGTTGGGGCAGCAGCTTCGATAGCGTGACACTCAACACCAATCCTCCTGCGAACTTCGCCGCGTGGATCGCGGGTTACCCGGGGGTGGGTGAGTTCGATGGATTCGACCAGGATGCCGATCACGATGGTCTGGCGAATGGCGTGGAGAACTACTTTGGCACCGATCCGTCCGCCACGAATGCCGGTATCACGCAAGTCGCGAAGAGCGGCAGCACCGTGACCTTCCAGCATCCGCAAAGTGGCGCGCCTGCCAGTGATGTAAGCGGTGCCTACCGCTGGAGCAGCGATCTCGGGACGTGGCATGACAGCGGTGAAGCCAATGGGGGAACCACGGTCACCTTCGTCGCCAGTGCGAACACGCCGTCGGCAGGCATCACGACGGTGACCGCCACCATCACCGGGACGGCTCCGGCGAAGCTCTTCACCCAGCTACGCGTCAGCCAAGACCAGTAA